GATCGAGCCCAGACCGTTGAAGTTAGGCTCGTTCCAGTCCTTCGGCGGCAGGCAGTTGATGACGGTGCGCATATTGGGCAGCCCGAAAACCTGGATGACGTGGCCGTGCGCCACTGGCTTGGGCGGGGTGACCTGGTCGCCCATGATCCAGTTGAAGCCGACGCTGACCACGTTGCGCGTCCCGACCCAGCCGCGGTGGTAGCCGAAGACACTGCCTACCGTGCCGGCCGGGATCTTCATGAAGCCCAGGTCGCTGTCGCCGGTCGCGGCAGTGAACTGCACGTCGAAGGTGATGCGGTCCAACTGTGCGCCGATCGCATCGGCCATCATCGCCGCGGACTCGGCAAAGACCTCGCTCTCCCGGCGGACGCTTTCGGCCAGTCCGGGGGTGTCGGGGTCTTGGGCGAAGCCCATCGCTGCCATGGTGGCCGCCGACTCGTACGTCGAGCAGTCCACCGACTCGGTGATCCGGATCTCGTCGACCCGCTCGCACGCGCCGGACAGCACCATGCCGACCATGTTGGTCAGGCCGGGGTGCGCGCCGCTGCCGAACATGGTGGAGTTCCCGGCCCGGCAGGCATCCTCGATGCGCTTGCGGTCGTCGGCGCTCTGCTTGCCGCCGGTGATCCAGGCCGCCGTCGAGCACACGTTCACCCCGGCCTCCAACAGTCGCACCAACTCATCGATGCTGGGCCACAGCGGGTTGTAACAGCACGCGTCCGGCTTCAGCGCGATCAGGGCGTCGATGTCATTGGTGGCGGTGACCCCGGTCGGTTCCGGCCAGCCGGCCAACTCGGCGGCGTCCACCCCGACCTTGTCCTTGCCGTGGGCGTAGACCCCGACGAGCTCCATGTCGGGCCGGCCGATGATGGCGTGCAGCGAGCGCTGCCCGATGTTTCCGGTAGTCCATTGGATGACGCGAAGTGGGCGGGGGGAAACGGGCATCATGCTCCTCGGTGACGGGTGTATCCCACATTATTGGGGTGCGGTCCCCGCGCGTTTGTGGCAGCCTCGATCGGCGTGACCGGCACCCTAACCCAAACCCTGACCCTGCGGACCGCCACCGAGGACGATTGGGCCGCGATGGCGGTGCTGGGGGCCACCGGATTCGGCGAGGATTGGGACGCCGAATCAATGGCCGCCTGGCGAACCCTGACCACGCCCGAGAGCGCCATCGTGGTCTTCGACGGTGAAGCCGTGGTCGGAATGTCCGGCTACTTGGACCTGGAGTTGACCGTGCCCGGCGGGACGGTGCTGCCAGTGGCCGGGATCAGCTTCGTCGTGGTGGCTCCGACCCACCGCCGACGCG
The window above is part of the Mycolicibacter sp. MU0102 genome. Proteins encoded here:
- a CDS encoding dihydrodipicolinate reductase, translated to MPVSPRPLRVIQWTTGNIGQRSLHAIIGRPDMELVGVYAHGKDKVGVDAAELAGWPEPTGVTATNDIDALIALKPDACCYNPLWPSIDELVRLLEAGVNVCSTAAWITGGKQSADDRKRIEDACRAGNSTMFGSGAHPGLTNMVGMVLSGACERVDEIRITESVDCSTYESAATMAAMGFAQDPDTPGLAESVRRESEVFAESAAMMADAIGAQLDRITFDVQFTAATGDSDLGFMKIPAGTVGSVFGYHRGWVGTRNVVSVGFNWIMGDQVTPPKPVAHGHVIQVFGLPNMRTVINCLPPKDWNEPNFNGLGSIYTAMPVTNAVPAVVAAEPGIVTLAELPPITGRTGG